In Pleurocapsa sp. PCC 7319, the following are encoded in one genomic region:
- a CDS encoding DUF2993 domain-containing protein, with translation MFGGFVGFGNNKGGDWGESLINTVASNTIRHLFTHSEAVEVAVKCNPSSKLLQGTIDSFKMSGRGLVIRRQFRTEEMSFETDAVSLDFGSAVKGKISLKQPTQAIAKVKLSEADINKSFEADLVRKRLENLTPDVLTAISGGKPVSFNNIEVKLLPGNKVKLTAQASWNDTTVPVNLNCVLGISKRRRVLFENIQFEPQDISPKLQDTSEKLTNALGEILNEMVDLDRFNLDGVKLRLNRLETEGKMLLFSGYAQIERVPQAG, from the coding sequence ATGTTTGGTGGATTTGTTGGTTTTGGTAATAATAAAGGCGGAGATTGGGGAGAGTCCCTAATTAACACTGTCGCAAGCAACACAATCCGTCACTTATTTACTCATAGCGAGGCAGTAGAAGTAGCGGTGAAATGTAATCCGTCTAGTAAGCTGCTACAGGGTACCATCGATAGCTTTAAAATGAGTGGACGTGGGTTGGTAATACGTAGGCAATTTCGTACAGAGGAAATGTCTTTTGAGACGGATGCTGTTTCTTTGGATTTTGGTTCGGCAGTAAAAGGGAAAATCTCTCTCAAGCAGCCTACTCAGGCGATCGCCAAGGTCAAATTATCGGAAGCTGATATTAATAAATCTTTTGAGGCAGATTTAGTTAGAAAGCGCTTAGAAAATTTGACTCCCGATGTTTTGACGGCAATATCTGGAGGTAAGCCAGTTTCCTTCAACAATATTGAAGTAAAACTTTTGCCGGGAAATAAGGTCAAGCTAACAGCTCAAGCCAGCTGGAATGATACCACAGTTCCAGTAAATCTCAACTGTGTTTTAGGCATTTCTAAACGGAGAAGAGTTCTCTTTGAAAATATTCAGTTTGAGCCGCAAGATATCTCTCCCAAGTTACAGGATACCTCTGAAAAATTAACTAACGCTTTGGGAGAAATTCTCAATGAAATGGTAGATTTAGACCGTTTTAATCTTGATGGAGTTAAACTACGTCTCAATCGGTTAGAAACTGAAGGAAAAATGCTTTTATTTAGTGGCTATGCTCAAATAGAAAGAGTTCCTCAGGCAGGCTAG
- a CDS encoding alpha/beta fold hydrolase has product MPLTSSPIMQSSPGTYWQWRGNPIYYVCAGEQQPQKPPLLLVHGFGASTDHWRKNIAQLQKQFQVWAIDLLGFGRSAKPNLEYSGNLWREQLHDFIDEVICQPTILAGNSLGGYASLTVAAEYPQSTVGLILLNSAGPFTDTQAQSTQKSQPNFIGKLMRSILLQPWASFLLFQYLRRPSVIRKTLNKVYLDRSAVTEQLVDDIYRPSCDRGAAAVFNSVFKTPQGEKVDVLLSQMQCPLLLLWGENDPWINARERSNKFSQHYAQLTEYYLKAGHCPHDEIPEQVNTLITNWVLSIIGLQS; this is encoded by the coding sequence ATGCCCTTAACTTCTTCACCGATAATGCAATCTAGTCCGGGCACATACTGGCAGTGGCGGGGCAATCCGATCTATTACGTTTGTGCCGGAGAACAGCAGCCCCAAAAACCACCTTTACTTCTCGTACATGGTTTTGGGGCCTCTACCGATCATTGGCGCAAAAATATTGCTCAGCTACAAAAACAGTTTCAAGTTTGGGCGATTGATCTTTTAGGTTTTGGACGCTCTGCCAAACCTAACCTAGAATACAGTGGCAATCTTTGGCGAGAACAGCTACATGACTTTATTGATGAGGTAATTTGTCAGCCCACAATCTTAGCGGGAAACTCTTTGGGGGGGTATGCTTCTCTTACTGTGGCGGCAGAATATCCTCAATCTACAGTTGGTTTAATTTTGCTCAATAGTGCAGGTCCTTTTACGGATACTCAAGCCCAATCAACTCAAAAATCCCAACCTAATTTTATCGGTAAGTTGATGCGCTCAATTCTTTTGCAGCCTTGGGCCAGCTTTCTTTTATTCCAGTATCTTCGTCGTCCCTCTGTAATCCGCAAAACGCTGAATAAAGTTTATCTGGATCGTAGTGCTGTTACCGAGCAGCTAGTGGATGATATTTATCGTCCCTCCTGCGATCGAGGAGCAGCAGCTGTTTTTAATTCAGTATTTAAAACTCCTCAGGGTGAAAAAGTTGATGTACTGCTTAGTCAAATGCAATGTCCTTTACTACTTTTATGGGGTGAAAATGATCCCTGGATCAATGCTAGAGAAAGAAGCAATAAATTTAGTCAGCATTATGCTCAATTAACAGAGTATTATCTTAAGGCGGGTCATTGCCCTCATGATGAAATACCAGAACAAGTAAATACCCTAATCACAAACTGGGTTTTATCCATAATTGGGCTGCAATCTTGA
- a CDS encoding type II CAAX endopeptidase family protein produces the protein MSKLPTSLRLLIFIGVLSILWLPLAIPINWLLRHDSNLATIVTMAVLFLELLCLWQLWGKLVYGETNIFARYGLEKSGRNSREFLSGLAIGFWVCLGLFIVEALLGWIEVKTPSANLLKIIAEGLLSACGISLAEELLFRGWLLDELQQGYNKKQCLWIGAIMFALAHFIKPVAEIIRTGVTFPALVMLGLILTLAKYQHSDRLGTSIGIHAGLVWSYYIVNVGELIQYTNQVPVWVTGINGNPIAGVMGLIFLTALMLVMTRNH, from the coding sequence ATATCAAAATTGCCAACATCATTGAGGTTGTTAATCTTCATTGGTGTTTTGTCTATTTTATGGCTACCGTTAGCGATTCCAATTAATTGGTTACTGCGCCATGACAGTAACCTTGCCACCATTGTTACCATGGCTGTGCTGTTCCTAGAACTACTATGTTTGTGGCAATTGTGGGGCAAATTAGTCTATGGTGAAACGAATATTTTTGCCCGATATGGTTTAGAAAAAAGCGGCAGAAACAGCAGAGAATTCTTGAGCGGTCTAGCCATTGGTTTTTGGGTTTGTTTGGGCCTATTCATTGTGGAAGCACTGCTAGGATGGATTGAAGTCAAAACCCCTTCGGCTAACTTGCTTAAAATCATTGCTGAAGGGTTGCTTAGTGCCTGTGGAATTAGTTTGGCAGAAGAATTGTTATTTCGTGGTTGGTTGCTCGATGAGTTACAACAAGGCTACAACAAGAAGCAGTGCCTCTGGATCGGGGCAATAATGTTTGCTTTGGCTCATTTTATCAAACCAGTTGCAGAGATAATTCGCACGGGGGTTACTTTTCCGGCTTTAGTAATGCTGGGATTAATTCTCACCTTAGCTAAATACCAACATAGCGATCGCCTGGGCACCTCGATCGGCATCCACGCTGGTTTAGTTTGGAGTTACTACATTGTTAATGTTGGTGAGCTAATTCAATATACAAATCAAGTTCCTGTCTGGGTTACAGGAATTAATGGAAATCCCATCGCCGGGGTAATGGGATTAATTTTTTTAACAGCTTTAATGTTAGTAATGACTAGAAATCATTAA
- a CDS encoding GNAT family N-acetyltransferase, with amino-acid sequence MNQNQILIKLIRYDSPEYHQACQLRYRLFFAEHNLPWEIVFDDRDADSFHAAVIIQGCVAAYGKLTPHKNLVYRLGQMVVEPNYQRQNLGRQIVLTLIDLAKHQGAIALTLNSRLSAVGFYQKFGFQTFGNEFPSATTGVIHIAMRQKL; translated from the coding sequence ATGAATCAGAATCAGATTTTAATTAAACTTATTAGATACGACAGTCCAGAATATCATCAAGCCTGTCAACTGCGATATCGACTATTTTTCGCTGAACATAATTTGCCTTGGGAGATTGTCTTTGACGATCGCGATGCCGATAGTTTCCATGCTGCCGTTATAATTCAAGGGTGTGTAGCTGCTTATGGTAAATTAACTCCCCACAAAAATCTAGTTTATCGCCTTGGTCAAATGGTAGTGGAACCCAACTACCAAAGGCAAAACTTGGGCAGACAAATAGTCTTGACTTTAATTGACCTAGCTAAACATCAAGGTGCGATCGCACTTACTCTTAATTCTCGACTTTCCGCAGTAGGATTTTATCAAAAGTTCGGATTTCAGACCTTTGGTAATGAATTTCCTTCCGCTACCACAGGAGTAATTCATATTGCGATGAGACAAAAACTATAA
- the clpS gene encoding ATP-dependent Clp protease adapter ClpS, with protein MSAGTSVIDKSSTSTVRKHAPRYKVLLHNDDFNSMEYVVQVLMQTIGGMTQPQAVNIMMETHNNGIGLVITCALEPAEFYCETLGNHGLTSTIEPDE; from the coding sequence GTGTCCGCGGGAACTTCTGTAATTGATAAAAGTTCAACTTCAACTGTGCGTAAACACGCACCTCGCTATAAAGTTCTACTCCACAACGATGATTTCAACTCAATGGAGTATGTCGTACAGGTTTTGATGCAGACTATTGGTGGTATGACTCAACCGCAAGCAGTCAACATTATGATGGAAACTCATAACAATGGTATCGGCTTAGTTATTACTTGTGCATTAGAACCTGCAGAATTTTATTGTGAAACTCTTGGTAATCATGGGTTGACTAGTACTATTGAACCCGATGAGTAA